The nucleotide sequence GACTTCTTCCGGAAATTTTTCCAGAGATTTTACGGCGTCCACGCAAACATGCCTGGAGTTGATCTTGTCCGGGCGGATCTCTTCGGCGATCTTTCTGAAATTCTGCTTAGTGATCGTTCCGCCCACGGAAGTTTTTTTGCCTCTATCTTTGGATATGGCAATGATTGTGCGAGTGACTTTCATCACTTCTTTATCGTCCGGGATCATACCCATAGAAGCGGAAAGATCCGATCTTGCGGCAGTTACCTGATCCAAATCATCGAACGCACTCGAGTCGGCGATCTCTAATAAATTTTTATAACCTGTGATCGTCTCCAGGTTGATGGCCTTAGTAACTTTGGAATAAGTCACAGGACTTAGCATACTTTTGAGAGTAGAAATAAAATTTTTCAGAGCATAAGAAGATTCGATCATAGGTGCGGAAATCCCTTCGATCTCTTCTTTAACGAGCATACGAATATCGGTCCTAGCTTCGGGCCCGCCGATCTTTACGGTGACCGGAACCAGATCCTTCGCCACGATATGGAGCGCTCGGATCTCGTCCGAATCCATATCTTCCGTTTCCGTGCCTCCCTTCAGTCCTACGATGGGATAACTCTGTTTCAAAGAAATCAGGTGGCGGCGAAGTTCGATAATTTTGCGGTCTATCTGCTCTTTCACGTTTCTAGTATCGTCCGTTTCTAAAAAACAGTAACGATTTTTGGGAAAAAAGCTGCTTCGTCTTCCGAATTGACGGGAAATGCCGATCCCGTATCAATAGACCTATGAGCCAGCCGAAGGGCAGTACCTTTTTGAAAAAACTTCCTACTTGGATCCAGGAACTATTCGGAGAAGAATCCGTAGATTCCACTCTCTCTTTCTTTTTTATCGTTTTATTAGTTTTAGCTTTTAAATCTTCCGTGTTGGATGCGAACAATATTCCCTCGGGATCCATGCTTCCTACTTTGAAGATAGGGGATTTTCTATTCGTAA is from Leptospira sp. WS58.C1 and encodes:
- a CDS encoding aldolase/citrate lyase family protein, which encodes MKEQIDRKIIELRRHLISLKQSYPIVGLKGGTETEDMDSDEIRALHIVAKDLVPVTVKIGGPEARTDIRMLVKEEIEGISAPMIESSYALKNFISTLKSMLSPVTYSKVTKAINLETITGYKNLLEIADSSAFDDLDQVTAARSDLSASMGMIPDDKEVMKVTRTIIAISKDRGKKTSVGGTITKQNFRKIAEEIRPDKINSRHVCVDAVKSLEKFPEEVAEVMLQFEIELYDLFSLLKPEKAYGYKNRMETNRERIGSRKVLYSIR